The Cucurbita pepo subsp. pepo cultivar mu-cu-16 chromosome LG15, ASM280686v2, whole genome shotgun sequence genome contains the following window.
GTTGGAGTCAGATGAGCGTTCTCGTAGCTGAACTTCAGGCGCTGTTACCAATTTAACCCTCGAAAGTTCCGACCCGTTTGAATGTACGACACTTGGGAATTGGGCCCTTATTGGGCCTATTTCCTTGTATTTTGCAAAACTACCAAAATTGCCCttatatcaattttctttaaattttattaaaatagtctcaagtaaaataatttttgaaaattttattctctATTTAATTTCAGCTAATTCAcccaattattttaattaaaaaaaatttaaaatctctaTAAACTCTATAACTCATTTacacaaaatcaataaatttaaattaaaaaaccgtgcataaaaaaattaacaatgtTTTGAGCGAGAACTTATTAGAACGTTGAAAttgcaacattttttttagtttgggGGTAAGATGGTAAATTTGAAGTACAATGGGTTAAAActgatttaattaaataataaaaaattaatacaaataattaaaagtggATATTATccaaataggaaaaaaaaaaagaataataataaactcaaAAGTTCCCCCTTCCTCCTCATCTTGTACTTCAGCTGTTTTGTACCTCATTTTTATCTACCTTTCATCATCAACACAACAGAAGAATTTGGCTACTGCAACCACCTTTTCCTGTTGCATTCGACTCGGTTTTCGACATCGGAGATTGAATATCGAACCAATTAGAATCGGTACTATTTTAAACGAGACCCGTCGAAGGCCAAGGGTATTGAAAGCTCTGCATAATAAAGAGTGTTCATCAAGTCACAGCTTAAGGACACTAAAAATGTCCTCGGACTAATTACTTTCAAGTTATATCGTAACCTTACCGTCACGGTAATGAAACCCCGTAACTCGAGCGAGTAAGTtcagagagatagagagagagggaagtaGAGAAGAAATAACTCTACTAGAAGTGGTTCAGCTCCCCGGACTATGAGGCTGTCCTTTTCTTCTCCGGCCATTCTAGTTTGCCTCTTGCTGTGCCAGAAAGCCATTGTGTTAGTGTGATCTATTTGTAAATACTAAATGTTTCAATGGCACAAGTTTTTTCGATCTCATGATGAAGATGTGATATGAACATATCGATATCGTGCCCGTTAATGAATTAGAAAACTAGTTAAGAGTATATTTGAGGCATGTTTGGAAGGGATTTGAAATAGGTAAAACTACCCTTCGAAATCAATTTAATGTTTAGTTTTACACCTTTAAACGCAATTTTTATGTCATCAAACGGAATATTAAAAGATTAAGATTATGTTTAGGAGTGATtttgaatatgaaaaaaaagtgattttaaccgtttcaaaatcatttctaAGAACAGGTAACAAACGAATGTTATAAATCACTAACTAGTTCTGCAGGATATCAAACTCACAATGATGCATCTTCTACTGAAGGAAAATgctattaaaaattcataataagaTATATCTACTTACATAAGTTTACCAAAACGCCTCATACGAACTTCCTCAAACACAATATCAACTGCTTCATTTCGCCCCGGGATGAACTCGAGTGATTCGATTCTGGTTGCTCCACCATCAGACTGCCCAAAGACCAACTTCTAACTCAGACAAACAAAATCCCTTTGTTTCAGTCATCAGCATCTGTTCAAGTCTCTTTGTTCCACTGCCAACATGATCACACACAAATATGTTTCAGATCCTATTCTAGATTCATGCAAAAATTTAATGGCCGAAACGAAAATAAAGCATATGTATAAAGTGGAATGTCAACGTACGAGTATTTTTTTACCGAACACGAAAACAGAAATCATTAAATCATCATACCTCTTAGAAAGAGAAGGTATTAACTCCTCACAAACTTGAATAATTACTGAATCGCCTCCCTTCGCCTTAATACGAATCTGTTCAACTTCTGACAatacaaaatgaaactaaCAAACTTAGTGTctaactaaaataattttctatcaGGGAAAAAATCAACTTATTACTAACTAGTTAtgcttttctttgatttgtcAACCTAATAAGTGCCTCAACCCTATTGTCAACTAGGCCTTCACAGGTTCTTTTCATgtaatattcaataaatactGTAGTAAAGGCCTCAAATCAGACTCCAAACAAAGGCATCTATAATTTAAGAACACATACCAGGAAGGTCTTCTTCAACTGAAGAGTTGCAACTTAGATATAAATTAGCGCACCAATCTAACTCTATGCCTTCACTCTTTGCATACTCTTCTAGCAAGCGGCCAATGAAATTATAAGCAATCATGCTAGTTTCATCACAAACTTCTTGAACCACAAGGTACTGATTCTTAAACGTGCTTGGTTTACTAGGCTCCATCTGAGGTATTGGACACGACATGTTCAAAGAAGTTAAACAGGTTGATTTTGAGTTATAACTTGTAGTGCGATTATCCAACAAAGTATTTGGCGTGTCTTTGATCCCTACTTGTTGGTTAGAAGATAGGTTATATGAATCTGGCTGAACTTTGGATTCCATGAATGAAGGGTggtaaataaaagaagaatctAAAGAACCCTCCCTAGTAAATGGGGTAGGTTTAGAACATTCGAAACGCTCCACATCTACATTTTTCAAGGACGCCTGACTAGGAGACAAGATATTCCCCACTGATGCATAATCCAGATTGGCTGGCATTGATTCCCCCATACCTTCAACGAAAACAGAGTGGGGTCCATGGTCTTCTTGAGGCAAGCCATCAAAGATATCATCGTCGttatcatcataatcatcgTCACTCTCTTCTAACTCTTCCATATATGCATCGGCAAAGTCATGTTCAAAGTCACAGTTAGGTAGTAAGTCCCAAACTACTTGTTTCATCTGAGCACTCAGACTAAATACATATTCAACCTCGTCTCCAATTTCATCCTGTGGGAGAACTGAATTTGGCGCACTTCGAGAATCTGTTTTTATCATAGCTAAAGCTTTCAAAAGAGACTTTGGCACAGTGTCCATATCACTACATTCAAAAAGATAGTCTGTTAACATCCTCTTAATACCAGATCTTAGAC
Protein-coding sequences here:
- the LOC111811661 gene encoding uncharacterized protein LOC111811661 isoform X2, with translation MEFYQTDSQALLSQLRRQEELLKSKRRWLLGLPTSVSGPKYSDHSDILNKRNLPESLLREDDVFFGTVKTRVEEAFGVLNIETRHLGIRADQILDTCKVRKLILSCLDDLSTRGLYGLAKILSEDSVKLEKTRWKLKRVIREFIPKVLGRKSQDCYQLETFKRLSQLLNDTTNFRRIRSATSTSSTTSFHDAASQVLYGLGDMSTQVLLAMRRKLEGVRFLPQIKYRKPGWGRDRLINLLTKISKKMLSSLGEGDELQESLAKAMAVADLSLKLVPGRHNSSVIEFYPFSPQIKTLHNEIVKAIWFVSKNCNIEKLKRLKFLLDPDAEVSHRCLRSGIKRMLTDYLFECSDMDTVPKSLLKALAMIKTDSRSAPNSVLPQDEIGDEVEYVFSLSAQMKQVVWDLLPNCDFEHDFADAYMEELEESDDDYDDNDDDIFDGLPQEDHGPHSVFVEGMGESMPANLDYASVGNILSPSQASLKNVDVERFECSKPTPFTREGSLDSSFIYHPSFMESKVQPDSYNLSSNQQVGIKDTPNTLLDNRTTSYNSKSTCLTSLNMSCPIPQMEPSKPSTFKNQYLVVQEVCDETSMIAYNFIGRLLEEYAKSEGIELDWCANLYLSCNSSVEEDLPVEQIRIKAKGGDSVIIQVCEELIPSLSKSGTKRLEQMLMTETKGFCLSELEVGLWAV
- the LOC111811661 gene encoding uncharacterized protein LOC111811661 isoform X3, with protein sequence MMFFFGTVKTRVEEAFGVLNIETRHLGIRADQILDTCKVRKLILSCLDDLSTRGLYGLAKILSEDSVKLEKTRWKLKRVIREFIPKVLGRKSQDCYQLETFKRLSQLLNDTTNFRRIRSATSTSSTTSFHDAASQVLYGLGDMSTQVLLAMRRKLEGVRFLPQIKYRKPGWGRDRLINLLTKISKKMLSSLGEGDELQESLAKAMAVADLSLKLVPGRHNSSVIEFYPFSPQIKTLHNEIVKAIWFVSKNCNIEKLKRLKFLLDPDAEVSHRCLRSGIKRMLTDYLFECSDMDTVPKSLLKALAMIKTDSRSAPNSVLPQDEIGDEVEYVFSLSAQMKQVVWDLLPNCDFEHDFADAYMEELEESDDDYDDNDDDIFDGLPQEDHGPHSVFVEGMGESMPANLDYASVGNILSPSQASLKNVDVERFECSKPTPFTREGSLDSSFIYHPSFMESKVQPDSYNLSSNQQVGIKDTPNTLLDNRTTSYNSKSTCLTSLNMSCPIPQMEPSKPSTFKNQYLVVQEVCDETSMIAYNFIGRLLEEYAKSEGIELDWCANLYLSCNSSVEEDLPEVEQIRIKAKGGDSVIIQVCEELIPSLSKSGTKRLEQMLMTETKGFCLSELEVGLWAV
- the LOC111811661 gene encoding uncharacterized protein LOC111811661 isoform X1, which translates into the protein MEFYQTDSQALLSQLRRQEELLKSKRRWLLGLPTSVSGPKYSDHSDILNKRNLPESLLREDDVFFGTVKTRVEEAFGVLNIETRHLGIRADQILDTCKVRKLILSCLDDLSTRGLYGLAKILSEDSVKLEKTRWKLKRVIREFIPKVLGRKSQDCYQLETFKRLSQLLNDTTNFRRIRSATSTSSTTSFHDAASQVLYGLGDMSTQVLLAMRRKLEGVRFLPQIKYRKPGWGRDRLINLLTKISKKMLSSLGEGDELQESLAKAMAVADLSLKLVPGRHNSSVIEFYPFSPQIKTLHNEIVKAIWFVSKNCNIEKLKRLKFLLDPDAEVSHRCLRSGIKRMLTDYLFECSDMDTVPKSLLKALAMIKTDSRSAPNSVLPQDEIGDEVEYVFSLSAQMKQVVWDLLPNCDFEHDFADAYMEELEESDDDYDDNDDDIFDGLPQEDHGPHSVFVEGMGESMPANLDYASVGNILSPSQASLKNVDVERFECSKPTPFTREGSLDSSFIYHPSFMESKVQPDSYNLSSNQQVGIKDTPNTLLDNRTTSYNSKSTCLTSLNMSCPIPQMEPSKPSTFKNQYLVVQEVCDETSMIAYNFIGRLLEEYAKSEGIELDWCANLYLSCNSSVEEDLPEVEQIRIKAKGGDSVIIQVCEELIPSLSKSGTKRLEQMLMTETKGFCLSELEVGLWAV